A window of the Sardina pilchardus chromosome 21, fSarPil1.1, whole genome shotgun sequence genome harbors these coding sequences:
- the LOC134068643 gene encoding uncharacterized protein LOC134068643: MVNPTTHYTIQDTYCVDAIKEYWEEKRLEVISRLQGKDVVLLGDGRNDSPGHCAQYCSYTTMELDSKEIVYVTKIKVVEFSTDAHVQIGALLNPDKGKYKELGIHHSLDIWHGAKNLSKKIAAAGKLKGQSILLHWLKDVVNHFWWCCKTADTFQQFLALWIGVLHHVCNQHTWATGSCQHDHLEDTHGKQWIERDSQSHKALVSIVLNKRWQKNVHKFLRFRSTSHLESFQNHILMYASKRLAFPPQGYQSRVLLAALDYNFNCMRPTYRTAEGQQVLRKKYNKNARRYSLYALNCGKSYDYIPELQARIVKGRVGSGVGMPRKRTLCPDDPRQLGVVPPIPPPPMSELIHTHVSRGLGSAFDVATNIQSD; the protein is encoded by the exons ATGGTCAACCCAACTACTCACTACACAATCCAGGACACATACTGTGTTGACGCTATTAAAGAATACTGGGAAGAGAAGAGGTTAGAGGTCATCAGCCGACTTCAAGGGAAAGACGTTGTGCTCTTGg GTGATGGCAGGAATGACTCCCCAGGGCATTGTGCACAATACTGCAGCTACACGACCATGGAGCTTGATAGCAAGGAAATTGTCTATGTGACCA AGATAAAGGTTGTGGAGTTCTCCACCGATGCCCATGTCCAGATTGGAGCCCTTTTGA ACCCAGACAAAGGCAAGTATAAGGAGCTGGGGATTCACCACAGCCTGGACATATGGCATGGTGCAAAAAACCTGTCCAAGAAAATTGCTGCT GCAGGAAAGCTGAAAGGCCAGTCCATTCTTCTTCATTGGTTGAAGGATGTAGTCAACCATTTCTGGTGGTGCTGCAAGACAGCAGATACATTTCAGCAGTTTCTT gCACTTTGGATTGGGGTTCTGCACCATGTGTGCAACCAGCATACCTGGGCGACTGGAAGTTGCCAACATGATCACCTTGAGGACACTCATGGGAAACAGTGGATTGAGAGAGATTCCCAGAGCCACAAAGCGCTAGTGAGCATTGTCCTCAACAAACGCTGGCAGAAGAATGTCCATAAGTTTCTGCGCTTCAG ATCAACATCACATCTGGAGTCATTTCAGAACCATATCCTGATGTATGCCAGCAAGCGCCTGGCCTTCCCTCCTCAAGGGTATCAGTCTAGAGTTTTGCTTGCTGCTCTGGACTACAATTTCAACTGCATGCGTCCAACTTACAGGACGGCTGAGGGCCAACAAGT tcTTCGGAAGAAGTACAATAAAAATGCCAGAAGATACAGCCTATATGCCTTGAACTGTGGAAAATCCTATGACTACATCCCTGAGTTGCAAGCCCGGATTGTGAAAGGAAGAGTTGGAAGCGGAGTTGGGATGCCGCGAAAGAGGACCCTATGCCCGGATGATCCAAGGCAGCTTGGTGTTGTGCCCCCAATACCTCCACCACCAATGTCTgagttgatacacacacatgtcagcAGAGGTCTAG GATCAGCCTTTGATGTTGCCACCAACATACAGTCAGATTAA